A part of Populus alba chromosome 8, ASM523922v2, whole genome shotgun sequence genomic DNA contains:
- the LOC118030469 gene encoding lignin-forming anionic peroxidase-like: protein MAAKAGAAASFMFMLFLLNTACQAQLSPTFYDSSCPNALSAIRTAIRSAIASDRRMAASLIRLHFHDCFVQGCDASILLDETTSIQSEKTALGNLNSARGYNVIDKAKTEVEKICPGVVSCADIIAVAARDASAYVGGPSYAVKLGRRDSTTASRSLANAELPAFFESLESLISRFQKKGLTARDMVALSGSHTLGQAQCFTFRERIYNHSNIDAGFASTRRRRCPRVGSDATLAPLDLVTPNSFDNSYFKNLMQNKGLLQSDQVLFNGGSTDSIVSEYSRNPTRFKSDFGSAMIKMGDIGLLTGSAGQIRRICSAVNN, encoded by the exons atggcAGCAAAAGCAGGAGCAGCAGCTTCTTTCATGTTCATGCTGTTCTTGCTGAACACAGCATGCCAGGCACAACTCTCCCCTACATTTTACGACAGCTCCTGTCCTAATGCGCTTAGCGCGATCCGAACTGCTATCAGAAGTGCAATTGCGAGCGACAGGAGAATGGCTGCGTCTCTCATCCGCTTACACTTTCACGATTGCTTTGTCCAG GGCTGTGATGCATCGATCTTACTCGACGAGACTACCTCTATCCAGAGTGAAAAGACTGCCCTCGGCAATCTTAACTCTGCTAGAGGTTATAATGTAATAGACAAAGCAAAAACTGAAGTTGAGAAGATCTGTCCTGGAGTAGTATCTTGTGCAGATATCATTGCTGTTGCAGCGAGAGATGCGTCTGCTTAT GTGGGTGGCCCATCCTACGCGGTGAAGCTTGGAAGGAGAGATTCAACAACAGCAAGTCGAAGTTTAGCCAACGCAGAGTTACCTGCCTTCTTTGAAAGCCTGGAGAGTCTTATTTCTCGCTTCCAAAAGAAAGGCCTTACTGCAAGGGACATGGTTGCCTTGTCAGGCTCGCATACTCTCGGACAAGCTCAATGCTTCACTTTCCGTGAAAGGATTTACAATCACAGCAATATCGATGCCGGATTCGCTAGCACCCGCAGGAGGCGATGTCCACGTGTTGGCAGCGACGCAACCTTAGCCCCGCTCGATTTGGTCACTCCCAATTCTTTCGACAACAGTTACTTCAAGAATCTGATGCAAAACAAGGGTCTCCTTCAATCAGATCAAGTGCTTTTCAATGGAGGCTCCACGGACAGCATTGTCTCTGAATACAGCAGGAATCCTACAAGATTCAAATCAGATTTTGGATCTGCCATGATCAAAATGGGAGATATAGGTCTTCTCACTGGATCTGCCGGGCAGATAAGGAGGATTTGCAGCGCTGTCAACAActag
- the LOC118030471 gene encoding peroxidase 4-like → MAAKAGAAASFMFVLFLHATHNSPLHFTTAPVLMRLARSELLSEVRSLANAELPAFFESLESLISRFQKKGLTARDMVALSGSHTLGQAQCFTFRERIYNHSNIDAGFASTRRRRCPRVGSDSTLAPLDLVTPNSFDNNYFKNLMQNKGLLQSDQVLFNGGSTDSIVSEYSRNPARFKSDFGSAMIKMGDIGLLTGSSGQIRRICSAVNN, encoded by the exons ATGGCAGCAAAAGCAGGAGCAGCAGCTTCTTTCATGTTCGTGCTGTTCTTGCATGCCACGCACAACTCTCCCCTGCATTTTACGACAGCTCCTGTCCTAATGCGCTTAGCGCGATCCGAACTTCTATCAGAAGT TCGAAGTTTAGCCAACGCAGAGTTACCTGCCTTCTTTGAAAGCCTGGAGAGTCTTATTTCTCGCTTCCAAAAGAAAGGCCTAACTGCAAGGGACATGGTTGCCTTGTCAGGTTCGCATACTCTCGGACAAGCTCAATGCTTCACTTTCCGTGAAAGGATATACAATCACAGCAATATCGATGCCGGATTCGCTAGCACCCGCAGGAGGCGCTGTCCACGTGTTGGCAGCGACTCAACCTTAGCCCCGCTCGATTTGGTCACTCCCAATTCTTTCGACAACAATTACTTCAAGAATCTGATGCAAAACAAGGGTCTCCTTCAGTCAGATCAAGTGCTTTTCAATGGAGGCTCCACGGACAGCATTGTCTCTGAATACAGCAGGAACCCTGCAAGATTCAAATCAGATTTTGGATCTGCCATGATCAAAATGGGAGATATAGGTCTTCTCACTGGATCTTCCGGGCAGATAAGGAGGATTTGCAGTGCTGTCAACAActag